The following are encoded in a window of Fusarium verticillioides 7600 chromosome 6, whole genome shotgun sequence genomic DNA:
- a CDS encoding ATP-dependent RNA helicase SUB2, translated as MSHEEDLIDYSDEEIGGNETTATTSNGKKGELAAGNNVDKKGSYVGIHSTGFRDFLLKAELIRAIGDCGFEHPSEVQQTCIPQALLGGDIICQAKSGLGKTAVFVLATLQQVEPVNGEVSVVVMCHTRELAYQIRDEYNRFSKYMPDIKTGVFYGGTPIKTDMETLKNKDTCPHIIVGTPGRLKALVRDKALRLGSVRIFVLDECDKMLDQPDMRTDVQDVFRATPPQKQVMMFSATLSEEVKPICRKFMQNPTEHYVDEDTKLTLHGLQQFYIKLEEKEKNRKLNELLDELQFNQVIIFVRSTVRATELDKLLRECNFPSIAVHSGVSQEERIRRYKEFKEFKKRICVATDVFGRGIDIERINLAINYDLSNDASSYLHRVGRAGRFGTKGLAISFVSTDQDQEVLKEIEKRFEVALPYVASFLFSSLSQRLKVSSEFPKEGVDASTYMAS; from the exons ATGTCTCACGAGGAAGATCTCATTGATTAttccgatgaggagatcgGTGGTAACGAaaccaccgccaccacctccaacggcaagaagggcgagctTGCTGCCGGCAACAATgtcgacaagaagggcagcTACGTCGGCATTCATTCCACCGGTTTCCGCGATTTCCTTTTGAAGGCTGAGTTAATTCGCGCCATCGGCGACTGCGGTTTCGAACATCCATCGGAGG TTCAACAAACCTGTATCCCACAGGCACTGCTCGGTGGTGATATCATCTGCCAGGCCAAGTCTGGTCTAGGAAAGACAGCTGTCTTTGTTCTCGCTACCCTTCAGCAGGTCGAGCCTGTGAACGGAGAGGTCTCCGTCGTTGTTATGTGCCACACCCGAGAGCTGGCTTACCAGATCCGTGACGAGTACAACCGCTTCAGCAAGTACATGCCCGATATCAAGACCGGTGTGTTCTATGGTGGAACTCCCATCAAGACCGACATGGAGAcactcaagaacaaggacacTTGCCCTCACATCATCGTCGGTACTCCTGGACGTCTCAAGGCCCTCGTTCGTGACAAGGCCCTACGTCTAGGCAGCGTTCGCATCTTCGTGCTTGATGAGTGtgacaagatgcttgatCAGCCTG ATATGCGCACGGATGTGCAAGATGTTTTCCGCGCTACACCTCCTCAGAAGCAGGTTATGATGTTCTCGGCCACCTTGTCCGAGGAGGTGAAGCCTATTTGCCGGAAGTTCATGCAGAACCCCACCGAGCACTACGTTGATGAGGACACTAAGCTCACTCTTCACGGTCTTCAGCAGTTCTACATCaagctggaagagaaggagaaaaatCGCAAGCTCAACGAGCTTCTGGATGAACTCCAGTTCAACCAGGTCATTATTTTCGTCCGTAGCACTGTTCGTGCCACTGAGcttgacaagctcctcagGGAGTGTAACTTTCCTTCTATTGCCGTCCACTCTGGCGTTAGTCAGGAAGAACG TATTCGTCGCTAcaaggagttcaaggagttcaagaagaGAATTTGCGTTGCTACCGATGTCTTTGGACGAGGTATTGATATTGAGCGAATCAACCTCGCCATCAACTACGACTTATCCAACGATGCCAGCTCCTACCTGCACCGTGTCGGTCGTGCTGGGCGATTCGGTACCAAGGGATTGGCCATCTCATTCGTCAGCACcgaccaagaccaagaggtgctcaaggagatcgagaagcgaTTCGAAGTCGCCCTTCCGTATGTTGCTTccttcctcttttcttcattATCACAGCGACTAAAAGTATCCAGTGAATTCCCCAAGGAGGGTGTCGATGCCAGCACTTACATGGCCTCTTAA
- a CDS encoding ATP-dependent RNA helicase SUB2 → MCHTRELAYQIRDEYNRFSKYMPDIKTGVFYGGTPIKTDMETLKNKDTCPHIIVGTPGRLKALVRDKALRLGSVRIFVLDECDKMLDQPDMRTDVQDVFRATPPQKQVMMFSATLSEEVKPICRKFMQNPTEHYVDEDTKLTLHGLQQFYIKLEEKEKNRKLNELLDELQFNQVIIFVRSTVRATELDKLLRECNFPSIAVHSGVSQEERIRRYKEFKEFKKRICVATDVFGRGIDIERINLAINYDLSNDASSYLHRVGRAGRFGTKGLAISFVSTDQDQEVLKEIEKRFEVALPYVASFLFSSLSQRLKVSSEFPKEGVDASTYMAS, encoded by the exons ATGTGCCACACCCGAGAGCTGGCTTACCAGATCCGTGACGAGTACAACCGCTTCAGCAAGTACATGCCCGATATCAAGACCGGTGTGTTCTATGGTGGAACTCCCATCAAGACCGACATGGAGAcactcaagaacaaggacacTTGCCCTCACATCATCGTCGGTACTCCTGGACGTCTCAAGGCCCTCGTTCGTGACAAGGCCCTACGTCTAGGCAGCGTTCGCATCTTCGTGCTTGATGAGTGtgacaagatgcttgatCAGCCTG ATATGCGCACGGATGTGCAAGATGTTTTCCGCGCTACACCTCCTCAGAAGCAGGTTATGATGTTCTCGGCCACCTTGTCCGAGGAGGTGAAGCCTATTTGCCGGAAGTTCATGCAGAACCCCACCGAGCACTACGTTGATGAGGACACTAAGCTCACTCTTCACGGTCTTCAGCAGTTCTACATCaagctggaagagaaggagaaaaatCGCAAGCTCAACGAGCTTCTGGATGAACTCCAGTTCAACCAGGTCATTATTTTCGTCCGTAGCACTGTTCGTGCCACTGAGcttgacaagctcctcagGGAGTGTAACTTTCCTTCTATTGCCGTCCACTCTGGCGTTAGTCAGGAAGAACG TATTCGTCGCTAcaaggagttcaaggagttcaagaagaGAATTTGCGTTGCTACCGATGTCTTTGGACGAGGTATTGATATTGAGCGAATCAACCTCGCCATCAACTACGACTTATCCAACGATGCCAGCTCCTACCTGCACCGTGTCGGTCGTGCTGGGCGATTCGGTACCAAGGGATTGGCCATCTCATTCGTCAGCACcgaccaagaccaagaggtgctcaaggagatcgagaagcgaTTCGAAGTCGCCCTTCCGTATGTTGCTTccttcctcttttcttcattATCACAGCGACTAAAAGTATCCAGTGAATTCCCCAAGGAGGGTGTCGATGCCAGCACTTACATGGCCTCTTAA
- a CDS encoding ATP-dependent RNA helicase SUB2, giving the protein MCHTRELAYQIRDEYNRFSKYMPDIKTGVFYGGTPIKTDMETLKNKDTCPHIIVGTPGRLKALVRDKALRLGSVRIFVLDECDKMLDQPDMRTDVQDVFRATPPQKQVMMFSATLSEEVKPICRKFMQNPTEHYVDEDTKLTLHGLQQFYIKLEEKEKNRKLNELLDELQFNQVIIFVRSTVRATELDKLLRECNFPSIAVHSGVSQEERIRRYKEFKEFKKRICVATDVFGRGIDIERINLAINYDLSNDASSYLHRVGRAGRFGTKGLAISFVSTDQDQEVLKEIEKRFEVALPEFPKEGVDASTYMAS; this is encoded by the exons ATGTGCCACACCCGAGAGCTGGCTTACCAGATCCGTGACGAGTACAACCGCTTCAGCAAGTACATGCCCGATATCAAGACCGGTGTGTTCTATGGTGGAACTCCCATCAAGACCGACATGGAGAcactcaagaacaaggacacTTGCCCTCACATCATCGTCGGTACTCCTGGACGTCTCAAGGCCCTCGTTCGTGACAAGGCCCTACGTCTAGGCAGCGTTCGCATCTTCGTGCTTGATGAGTGtgacaagatgcttgatCAGCCTG ATATGCGCACGGATGTGCAAGATGTTTTCCGCGCTACACCTCCTCAGAAGCAGGTTATGATGTTCTCGGCCACCTTGTCCGAGGAGGTGAAGCCTATTTGCCGGAAGTTCATGCAGAACCCCACCGAGCACTACGTTGATGAGGACACTAAGCTCACTCTTCACGGTCTTCAGCAGTTCTACATCaagctggaagagaaggagaaaaatCGCAAGCTCAACGAGCTTCTGGATGAACTCCAGTTCAACCAGGTCATTATTTTCGTCCGTAGCACTGTTCGTGCCACTGAGcttgacaagctcctcagGGAGTGTAACTTTCCTTCTATTGCCGTCCACTCTGGCGTTAGTCAGGAAGAACG TATTCGTCGCTAcaaggagttcaaggagttcaagaagaGAATTTGCGTTGCTACCGATGTCTTTGGACGAGGTATTGATATTGAGCGAATCAACCTCGCCATCAACTACGACTTATCCAACGATGCCAGCTCCTACCTGCACCGTGTCGGTCGTGCTGGGCGATTCGGTACCAAGGGATTGGCCATCTCATTCGTCAGCACcgaccaagaccaagaggtgctcaaggagatcgagaagcgaTTCGAAGTCGCCCTTCC TGAATTCCCCAAGGAGGGTGTCGATGCCAGCACTTACATGGCCTCTTAA
- a CDS encoding ATP-dependent RNA helicase SUB2: MSHEEDLIDYSDEEIGGNETTATTSNGKKGELAAGNNVDKKGSYVGIHSTGFRDFLLKAELIRAIGDCGFEHPSEVQQTCIPQALLGGDIICQAKSGLGKTAVFVLATLQQVEPVNGEVSVVVMCHTRELAYQIRDEYNRFSKYMPDIKTGVFYGGTPIKTDMETLKNKDTCPHIIVGTPGRLKALVRDKALRLGSVRIFVLDECDKMLDQPDMRTDVQDVFRATPPQKQVMMFSATLSEEVKPICRKFMQNPTEHYVDEDTKLTLHGLQQFYIKLEEKEKNRKLNELLDELQFNQVIIFVRSTVRATELDKLLRECNFPSIAVHSGVSQEERIRRYKEFKEFKKRICVATDVFGRGIDIERINLAINYDLSNDASSYLHRVGRAGRFGTKGLAISFVSTDQDQEVLKEIEKRFEVALPEFPKEGVDASTYMAS; this comes from the exons ATGTCTCACGAGGAAGATCTCATTGATTAttccgatgaggagatcgGTGGTAACGAaaccaccgccaccacctccaacggcaagaagggcgagctTGCTGCCGGCAACAATgtcgacaagaagggcagcTACGTCGGCATTCATTCCACCGGTTTCCGCGATTTCCTTTTGAAGGCTGAGTTAATTCGCGCCATCGGCGACTGCGGTTTCGAACATCCATCGGAGG TTCAACAAACCTGTATCCCACAGGCACTGCTCGGTGGTGATATCATCTGCCAGGCCAAGTCTGGTCTAGGAAAGACAGCTGTCTTTGTTCTCGCTACCCTTCAGCAGGTCGAGCCTGTGAACGGAGAGGTCTCCGTCGTTGTTATGTGCCACACCCGAGAGCTGGCTTACCAGATCCGTGACGAGTACAACCGCTTCAGCAAGTACATGCCCGATATCAAGACCGGTGTGTTCTATGGTGGAACTCCCATCAAGACCGACATGGAGAcactcaagaacaaggacacTTGCCCTCACATCATCGTCGGTACTCCTGGACGTCTCAAGGCCCTCGTTCGTGACAAGGCCCTACGTCTAGGCAGCGTTCGCATCTTCGTGCTTGATGAGTGtgacaagatgcttgatCAGCCTG ATATGCGCACGGATGTGCAAGATGTTTTCCGCGCTACACCTCCTCAGAAGCAGGTTATGATGTTCTCGGCCACCTTGTCCGAGGAGGTGAAGCCTATTTGCCGGAAGTTCATGCAGAACCCCACCGAGCACTACGTTGATGAGGACACTAAGCTCACTCTTCACGGTCTTCAGCAGTTCTACATCaagctggaagagaaggagaaaaatCGCAAGCTCAACGAGCTTCTGGATGAACTCCAGTTCAACCAGGTCATTATTTTCGTCCGTAGCACTGTTCGTGCCACTGAGcttgacaagctcctcagGGAGTGTAACTTTCCTTCTATTGCCGTCCACTCTGGCGTTAGTCAGGAAGAACG TATTCGTCGCTAcaaggagttcaaggagttcaagaagaGAATTTGCGTTGCTACCGATGTCTTTGGACGAGGTATTGATATTGAGCGAATCAACCTCGCCATCAACTACGACTTATCCAACGATGCCAGCTCCTACCTGCACCGTGTCGGTCGTGCTGGGCGATTCGGTACCAAGGGATTGGCCATCTCATTCGTCAGCACcgaccaagaccaagaggtgctcaaggagatcgagaagcgaTTCGAAGTCGCCCTTCC TGAATTCCCCAAGGAGGGTGTCGATGCCAGCACTTACATGGCCTCTTAA